In one window of Hevea brasiliensis isolate MT/VB/25A 57/8 chromosome 10, ASM3005281v1, whole genome shotgun sequence DNA:
- the LOC110650639 gene encoding uncharacterized protein LOC110650639 encodes MGNCQAAEAATVVIQHPGNKIERIYWSVSAHEIMNSNPGHYVALVVTSPTTRTENGLSVKQLKLLRPDDTLLIGQVYRLISFEDVLKEFSSKKCVKLGKLLKDRQVLGVAAEMKRMDSGGISLNPNPNPNPNPSSKSKNCSSVKLEQEVHRLGSNGGSTSSSSSRGGVARHHGGGGQWKPALQSISEFGT; translated from the exons ATGGGTAATTGTCAAGCTGCAGAAGCAGCAACCGTGGTGATTCAACATCCGGGAAACAAGATCGAGAGGATTTACTGGTCTGTTAGCGCTCATGAGATCATGAATTCGAATCCCGGACACTATGTGGCTCTCGTCGTTACATCTCCAACGACGAGGACAGAAAATGGGTTGTCAGTGAAGCAGCTCAAGCTTCTTCGACCTGATGATACTCTGCTTATTGGGCAGGTCTATCGACTCATCAGTTTTGAAG aTGTGTTGAAAGagttttcttcaaagaagtgtgTTAAACTAGGAAAGCTGTTGAAAGATAGACAAGTGCTTGGAGTTGCAGCAGAAATGAAGAGGATGGACTCTGGTGGGATAAGTTTGAATCCAAACCCAAATCCGAATCCGAACCCCAGTTCTAAATCTAAGAACTGCAGCTCTGTTAAG TTGGAGCAGGAGGTCCACCGACTGGGAAGCAATGGTGGCAGTacaagcagcagcagcagcagaggAGGAGTGGCAAGGCATCATGGTGGTGGGGGGCAATGGAAGCCAGCCTTGCAGAGCATTTCAGAGTTTGGAACTTGA
- the LOC110654619 gene encoding cysteine-rich and transmembrane domain-containing protein WIH2 yields the protein MSYYDQQHPVGVPPPQGYPKDAYPPPGYPVQGYPQGYPPQGYPPQGYAPGYAQPPRQETGFLEGCLAALCCCCLLDACF from the exons ATGAGTTATTACGACCAGCAGCATCCGGTGGGTGTTCCTCCACCACAAG GGTATCCAAAAGATGCATATCCACCACCTGGGTATCCTGTTCAAGGTTATCCACAAGGGTATCCTCCCCAGGGTTACCCTCCTCAAGGGTATGCTCCAGGCTACGCCCAGCCTCCCAGGCAAGAGACTGGTTTCCTTGAAGGATG CTTAGCAGCACTCTGCTGTTGTTGCCTTTTGGATGCTTGCTTTTGA